A part of Streptomyces sp. NBC_01497 genomic DNA contains:
- a CDS encoding LysR family transcriptional regulator encodes MDIDLRKLRYFVAVAQELHFRRAAERLHIAQPVLSRQIRALESDLGAELLRRDRRSTELTEAGRRLLEDAPALLASAQAVRRRVADATRAVPRFGVAFMPGITVTSAVRALTARHPDLTVDVMRTYWGEQAQVVLDGRVDVCFVRVPVDRRGLRLHPLFEEPRVAVLPAGHRLAGKPSVGIADLAGEYLLQDPDAVPEWRDLPGRGDVPSRSRPRAATVEEKLEYVAAREGLVILPLSAAAFYTREDIVHVPVHDIPPGQVQLAWSADRGTPLIAEFTALASACYEG; translated from the coding sequence ATGGACATCGATCTCAGGAAGCTGCGGTACTTCGTCGCCGTCGCGCAGGAGCTGCACTTCCGCCGGGCCGCCGAGCGCCTGCACATCGCGCAGCCCGTGCTGTCCCGGCAGATCCGGGCCCTGGAGAGCGACCTGGGGGCGGAGCTGCTGCGCCGGGACAGGCGCTCCACCGAGCTGACGGAGGCGGGACGCCGGCTGCTGGAGGACGCTCCGGCGCTGCTCGCGTCCGCGCAGGCAGTGCGGCGCAGGGTGGCCGACGCGACGCGCGCGGTCCCGAGGTTCGGGGTCGCGTTCATGCCCGGGATCACCGTCACCTCGGCCGTGCGCGCCCTGACCGCGCGCCATCCGGACCTCACGGTCGACGTCATGCGGACGTACTGGGGCGAGCAGGCGCAGGTGGTGCTGGACGGCCGGGTCGACGTCTGCTTCGTGCGCGTACCGGTGGACCGGCGCGGACTGCGCCTGCACCCGCTGTTCGAGGAGCCTCGGGTGGCGGTGCTGCCGGCCGGTCACCGGCTCGCGGGCAAGCCGTCGGTCGGTATCGCGGACCTGGCCGGGGAGTACCTGCTGCAGGACCCGGACGCGGTGCCCGAATGGCGCGATCTGCCGGGGCGCGGTGACGTGCCGTCCCGCAGCCGGCCGCGGGCGGCCACGGTGGAGGAGAAGCTCGAATACGTGGCGGCGCGCGAGGGCCTGGTGATCCTGCCGTTGTCGGCCGCGGCGTTCTACACGCGCGAGGACATCGTCCACGTGCCGGTCCACGACATCCCGCCGGGTCAGGTGCAGCTGGCCTGGAGCGCGGACCGCGGCACCCCGCTGATCGCGGAGTTCACGGCGCTCGCGAGCGCCTGCTACGAGGGCTGA
- a CDS encoding tetratricopeptide repeat protein — translation MFSSKRRRPNTPELLECWELLDAGDVPGALRRLRAGAETLPLAEMALVVRRAAEAAGFDDLGSAAGTLAGAPRSGLALHRFGYACAERGPPWMSVPALREALRLNPDLLAVVRELVAAYERQGRHREATDLLMRYEDRFQEWPDGHLLVVNALMAGDLAPARDRAEVLPDPVDPRWAPARERQRRMLARAASVARTSALDATDLRGWQFVLGGTVLGTLSPFGFEAGMNGRYAWLQDTYGQCLRGLLRLGALLESAGVAPRSVSLLPDRGSQVLGLAAADVLGLPARPFEPGRQDTVVVAYDLNRLTARRGGPELRRRLFRRVPGQVLHEHASSWSDAPAVTADSVGLLHQSVVPPWDGRLRHGAGGGVRRTPPDDRPAGAVAAGISAADPAPDSGDGEGPDDPAEHFARFVTAVRDCWLRGDRERLDSSGPVPSSRFV, via the coding sequence ATGTTCTCGTCCAAAAGACGCCGACCGAATACGCCCGAACTCCTGGAGTGCTGGGAGCTCTTGGACGCCGGGGACGTACCCGGAGCGCTGCGGCGGCTGCGGGCGGGCGCGGAGACGCTGCCCCTGGCGGAGATGGCGCTCGTCGTGCGCCGGGCCGCCGAGGCCGCCGGTTTCGACGACCTCGGCTCCGCCGCCGGGACACTCGCCGGGGCGCCCCGCAGCGGACTCGCGCTCCACCGCTTCGGGTACGCCTGCGCCGAACGCGGTCCGCCCTGGATGTCGGTGCCCGCCCTGCGCGAGGCGCTCCGGCTGAACCCGGACCTCCTCGCGGTCGTCAGGGAACTGGTGGCGGCGTACGAGCGGCAGGGGCGGCACCGGGAAGCCACCGACCTGCTGATGCGCTACGAGGACCGGTTCCAGGAGTGGCCCGACGGCCACCTCCTCGTCGTCAACGCCCTCATGGCCGGCGACCTCGCGCCGGCCCGGGACCGGGCCGAGGTGCTGCCCGACCCGGTGGACCCGCGCTGGGCGCCGGCGCGGGAGCGGCAGCGCCGCATGCTGGCGCGGGCCGCGAGCGTCGCGCGCACCAGTGCGCTGGACGCGACCGACCTGCGCGGCTGGCAGTTCGTCCTGGGCGGCACGGTCCTCGGCACCCTGTCCCCCTTCGGCTTCGAGGCGGGCATGAACGGCCGCTACGCCTGGCTCCAGGACACCTACGGCCAGTGCCTCCGGGGGCTGCTGCGGCTCGGGGCGCTGCTGGAGAGCGCGGGGGTGGCGCCGCGCTCGGTGTCGCTGCTGCCCGACCGCGGCAGCCAGGTCCTCGGCCTCGCCGCCGCCGACGTGCTCGGTCTGCCCGCGCGGCCCTTCGAACCCGGCCGGCAGGACACCGTCGTCGTGGCGTACGACCTGAACAGGCTCACGGCGCGACGCGGTGGGCCCGAACTGCGCCGCCGGCTGTTCCGGCGCGTCCCGGGCCAGGTGCTCCACGAGCACGCGAGCAGCTGGTCCGACGCCCCGGCCGTCACCGCCGACAGCGTGGGCCTGCTGCACCAGTCGGTGGTGCCGCCCTGGGACGGGCGCCTGCGGCACGGAGCCGGCGGCGGCGTACGGCGGACACCCCCCGACGACCGGCCCGCCGGCGCCGTCGCGGCCGGCATCAGCGCCGCCGACCCCGCGCCGGACAGCGGGGACGGCGAAGGGCCCGACGACCCGGCCGAGCACTTCGCCCGGTTCGTCACCGCGGTACGCGACTGCTGGCTGCGGGGCGACCGGGAGCGACTCGACTCGTCAGGACCGGTGCCGAGTTCACGCTTCGTGTGA
- a CDS encoding DUF2199 domain-containing protein: MNYAAEAPTVWDPAFADADDCLLSSEQCVIRAQHYFVKGLIEIPVIGSGEVFSWAVWVSLSRENFSHAADLWDAPGREAEEPYFGWLTTDLLAYSPTTLNLKTHVHTRPVGERPFVELEPTDHPLAVEQRTGITRDRVEEIAAAVLHTSLDRNQS, encoded by the coding sequence ATGAACTACGCGGCCGAGGCCCCGACCGTGTGGGATCCAGCCTTCGCTGACGCGGACGACTGCCTGCTCTCCTCGGAGCAGTGCGTGATCCGGGCACAGCACTACTTCGTCAAGGGCCTGATTGAGATACCGGTCATCGGCAGCGGCGAGGTGTTTTCCTGGGCTGTCTGGGTCTCGCTAAGCCGCGAGAACTTCTCCCACGCGGCGGACTTGTGGGACGCCCCCGGTCGAGAAGCGGAAGAGCCCTACTTCGGCTGGCTTACTACTGACCTCTTGGCTTACTCGCCCACAACTCTCAACTTGAAGACCCACGTCCACACCCGCCCGGTCGGCGAGCGCCCCTTCGTCGAACTCGAACCCACCGACCACCCCCTCGCCGTCGAACAGCGCACGGGAATCACCCGGGACCGCGTAGAGGAGATCGCCGCGGCGGTGCTGCACACCTCCCTCGATAGGAACCAGTCCTAA
- a CDS encoding TniQ family protein, translating to MHPLPRSLDPLPDESLPGYLLRLSFRLDLTPGELGRTTGLVSTSGGYLPRRLVLDFPGLSLNEFTQATRLSRSEARLLTLSTWRRNYPPIQSWLPPLHGQAPQIDKWILGGLDRYCPQCLVGDDSPIQREYGGPWKKEWHLGIVFACPQHECFLGHHCPQGGQPPDYDRAPRLIPFDGFRGLHPTACRYPLPATARRLRRPPCGARLDQAPTPALRPAPRLLALQHHLLSLLKTQDDNPEVREYFSDLHLLTALITISWPHSRRRVDSTFAPVVDIEADARRILGGIRVHDTSPIDPIACGAILDTAHSLLQIDSLRDALAEFFDSAFTGTSARAGWAQIFTKYEKSCSQRLRTAAAPLIRTYSPSPGWAAPSPTGYRAENIPAHLEPNWYARHFQKLDGPTDHRILRRIAAIQLVQWTAQASIPEAARYLGVEAEKALYTEDNTHIWMKSTHEVQDFRIALSDLAAELSNRADGLIDYQYRREALRDWSLDPSTWQELTSRLEPPHGKQPVLDDRKRQDPSVFIWVHVTCGEHLFAPRPIEAAQSLDVQQDWARRRNTTWFQLTRPDPMRHYADLRNALTDYAHQFAADIEARTFRPSKACADLRDR from the coding sequence GTGCATCCCCTTCCCCGGAGCCTTGATCCGTTGCCTGACGAGTCCCTGCCCGGTTACCTATTGAGGCTGTCCTTCCGGCTCGACCTGACTCCTGGCGAGCTCGGGCGCACCACTGGCCTGGTGTCCACCAGTGGCGGCTATCTCCCTCGCCGACTCGTCCTAGATTTCCCCGGTCTGTCACTCAACGAGTTCACGCAAGCTACCCGATTGTCGCGCAGTGAGGCCAGGCTCCTCACACTGAGCACGTGGCGTCGCAACTACCCCCCGATCCAAAGCTGGTTGCCGCCGCTGCACGGCCAAGCCCCGCAGATCGACAAATGGATCCTGGGCGGACTCGACCGTTACTGTCCCCAGTGTCTGGTTGGGGATGACAGCCCAATCCAGCGCGAATACGGCGGTCCCTGGAAGAAGGAATGGCACCTTGGAATCGTCTTCGCCTGTCCACAGCATGAGTGCTTCCTCGGCCACCACTGTCCGCAGGGCGGGCAGCCACCGGACTACGACCGAGCACCAAGGCTGATCCCCTTCGACGGCTTTCGCGGTCTCCACCCCACCGCATGCCGCTATCCGTTACCCGCTACGGCTCGAAGACTCAGACGACCTCCTTGCGGGGCCCGGCTCGACCAAGCTCCCACCCCCGCCTTGCGTCCTGCCCCCCGACTGCTGGCACTGCAGCATCATCTTCTCAGCCTCCTCAAAACCCAGGACGACAATCCCGAAGTCCGCGAGTACTTCAGCGACCTGCATCTGCTCACTGCGTTGATCACTATTTCGTGGCCCCATAGCAGGCGTCGAGTCGACTCCACATTCGCCCCGGTCGTCGACATCGAGGCCGACGCCCGAAGGATCCTTGGCGGCATCCGAGTCCACGACACTTCCCCTATCGACCCAATTGCCTGCGGCGCGATCCTCGACACTGCCCACTCCTTGCTACAGATCGACAGTCTTCGTGATGCCCTCGCTGAATTCTTCGATTCGGCCTTCACCGGCACCTCAGCTCGCGCGGGATGGGCCCAGATCTTCACCAAGTACGAAAAATCCTGCTCACAGCGATTGCGTACTGCCGCAGCACCCCTTATCCGCACCTACTCCCCCTCTCCTGGCTGGGCTGCCCCCAGCCCCACCGGCTACCGGGCTGAAAACATTCCCGCCCACCTGGAGCCGAACTGGTATGCCCGCCACTTCCAGAAACTCGATGGCCCAACCGACCACAGGATCCTCCGACGGATCGCAGCCATCCAACTCGTCCAGTGGACAGCTCAAGCGTCAATTCCCGAAGCCGCCCGCTATCTCGGCGTCGAAGCCGAGAAGGCCCTCTACACCGAAGACAACACTCATATCTGGATGAAATCCACCCACGAAGTGCAGGACTTCAGGATCGCCCTCAGCGACCTCGCCGCAGAACTCAGCAACCGAGCCGACGGGCTCATCGACTATCAGTACCGCCGCGAGGCCCTCCGCGACTGGTCCCTCGACCCCAGCACCTGGCAGGAACTGACCAGCCGACTGGAGCCTCCGCACGGCAAGCAACCCGTCCTCGATGACCGCAAGCGCCAGGACCCGTCCGTGTTCATCTGGGTCCATGTCACGTGTGGTGAGCACCTGTTCGCGCCTCGTCCCATCGAAGCCGCGCAATCACTGGACGTCCAACAAGACTGGGCGCGACGCCGGAACACCACATGGTTCCAACTCACCCGCCCTGATCCGATGCGGCATTACGCCGACCTGCGGAATGCACTCACCGATTACGCTCACCAGTTCGCCGCAGACATCGAGGCGAGGACGTTCCGACCCAGCAAGGCATGCGCGGATTTGCGAGATAGATGA
- a CDS encoding TniB family NTP-binding protein, whose amino-acid sequence MRDTVDGWERWRSTRHDFVPAPRLSPAEWRLLSPRKKTLHDLHRAATHANLPLLQTPMTKAVTKLLHGRVMTNALKHKPTTRAGVMVTGGGYQGKTETGCEILATFEDTWLELRRHLNPDAVAGARDLHIPVAYVQTPVTAKPKSLCKAILNFYGAPIHPRMDLPELIRQVAASLHDHGTRALLLDDITRLRLHRVDDQDTLDLIRAFMSMHVTLVLIGVDIPGSGLLREGRNDPRTGQVIFPSSRQAKVHGLEATQTERRFDLVELDHFRYDTAEQITAWIDHLTGVEAQLRLMDAPSEMLTGGRMPEYLFERTNGVVGLLERLIEDGCQEAIDSSEECLTESLLEGIAITVDGDTARDSGAGEIPAVPSVKNGPAAGPRSAKRKRPRNTVLDDHGPAAADTGS is encoded by the coding sequence ATGCGGGATACGGTCGACGGCTGGGAGCGCTGGCGCAGCACTCGCCACGACTTCGTGCCCGCACCTCGGCTGAGTCCGGCTGAATGGCGACTGCTGAGCCCGAGGAAGAAGACGCTGCACGATCTGCACCGCGCGGCTACGCACGCCAATCTCCCACTGCTTCAGACCCCGATGACCAAAGCCGTCACCAAGCTGCTGCACGGACGGGTCATGACCAATGCGCTCAAGCACAAGCCGACCACCCGGGCCGGGGTCATGGTCACGGGCGGGGGATACCAGGGCAAGACAGAGACGGGATGCGAGATTTTGGCGACATTCGAGGACACCTGGTTGGAACTGCGGCGCCACCTCAATCCAGATGCCGTCGCCGGGGCCCGCGACCTGCACATTCCTGTCGCCTATGTGCAAACCCCGGTGACGGCGAAGCCGAAGAGTCTTTGCAAGGCCATCCTGAACTTCTACGGCGCCCCGATCCACCCGCGCATGGACCTTCCCGAGTTGATCCGGCAGGTCGCCGCTTCCTTGCATGACCATGGAACGAGGGCGCTTCTACTGGACGACATTACGAGGCTCCGCCTCCATCGAGTCGACGATCAGGACACACTCGACCTGATCCGGGCCTTCATGAGCATGCACGTCACCCTCGTCCTCATCGGAGTGGACATCCCCGGCTCGGGCCTTCTCCGAGAAGGCCGGAACGATCCCCGCACAGGCCAGGTGATCTTCCCCTCCTCCCGGCAGGCCAAGGTTCACGGACTGGAGGCGACACAAACCGAGCGGCGCTTCGACCTCGTTGAACTTGATCACTTCCGCTACGACACCGCCGAACAGATCACCGCCTGGATCGACCATCTCACCGGCGTCGAAGCCCAGCTCAGGCTAATGGACGCCCCCTCAGAGATGCTTACCGGAGGGCGCATGCCCGAGTACCTCTTCGAGCGCACCAACGGCGTGGTCGGCCTGCTGGAACGGCTGATCGAAGACGGCTGCCAGGAAGCCATCGATTCGAGTGAGGAGTGCTTGACCGAGAGCCTCCTCGAAGGCATCGCCATCACCGTCGACGGGGACACCGCCCGTGATTCCGGAGCTGGAGAAATCCCCGCTGTCCCGTCGGTCAAGAACGGACCTGCCGCCGGCCCTCGCTCGGCCAAACGTAAGCGCCCCAGAAACACCGTGCTCGACGATCACGGCCCGGCAGCCGCGGACACCGGAAGCTGA
- a CDS encoding transposase, which yields MAAAQQRPRTEDLEEHDLTRARIRMAHLLEVETGYRSGSRSWARPGEPRAEYDPERTTLTERRRAKVDELKDLDRQEAKQLGLEWISERTLKRMAVQYDENGLMGLADGRWTPPLRGRRAIGDEVAEAIRAVHAESLHRSKLSMKTKERLIHQYVREKFETEGKKVEVPHYTTLAKVWKEWFGAEGARQRYIRSAAAVETGKAKVVIVRPGQVVALDTTPLPVKVLDDIFGAPISVHLTLALDTYSHSLVAFRLTPVSDSSVEVAMLLRDVLLPLPMRPDWGEEMEWLYPGVPAALVAEFAGHRVAGLPFFAPETVTSDHGSVYKNHQIVQVARTLGMELLPARAMRPTDKAACERAFAGIQSLLLELLLGFRGVDVADRGVDPEGDAVWTLAEMEHLLATWVVAVWQNRRLDQYSPAWDPGGRHSPNTLFAAAAARDGISLEIPEPSLYYELLPAHFVKIDRRRGVKIGGLWYGGTDPVLDSYRGQRSGRSGRHEGKWAISRDPRDCREVYFEDPEHPGLWHALSCNGLPPGDDVPAFSDTRVREVLREAARAGLKPRDDGELLPVLLKLVATRTPVAAWPTQMTAKQKSERAREMARARAAASDRAPVPLSTLPPPASPSELAATTRRAVTADRQRRREAAVSQPPTAPPLLGESLRARSLFLLPDEDVDQADEPGSGTT from the coding sequence ATGGCCGCTGCGCAGCAGCGGCCTCGGACTGAGGATCTTGAAGAGCACGACCTGACGCGGGCCCGGATCCGGATGGCGCATCTGCTGGAGGTGGAGACGGGCTACCGCAGTGGCAGCCGGTCCTGGGCCCGGCCCGGTGAGCCCAGGGCCGAGTACGACCCGGAGCGGACCACGCTGACCGAGCGTCGGCGCGCGAAGGTGGACGAGCTGAAGGATCTGGACCGCCAGGAGGCCAAACAGCTGGGGCTGGAGTGGATCAGCGAGCGCACGCTGAAACGCATGGCTGTTCAGTACGACGAGAACGGGTTGATGGGGCTGGCGGACGGAAGGTGGACACCACCCCTGCGAGGCCGCCGGGCGATCGGGGACGAAGTCGCCGAGGCGATCCGTGCCGTTCATGCCGAGTCGCTACATCGCTCGAAGCTGAGCATGAAAACGAAGGAGAGGTTGATCCACCAGTACGTGCGGGAGAAGTTCGAGACCGAGGGCAAGAAGGTGGAGGTGCCGCACTACACCACGCTGGCGAAGGTGTGGAAGGAGTGGTTCGGCGCCGAGGGGGCCCGGCAGCGATACATCCGCTCCGCTGCGGCGGTGGAGACGGGGAAGGCGAAGGTGGTGATCGTCCGGCCGGGGCAGGTGGTCGCGCTGGACACCACGCCGCTGCCGGTGAAGGTGCTCGATGACATCTTCGGTGCCCCGATCTCCGTCCATCTCACCCTGGCCCTGGACACCTACTCGCATTCGCTGGTCGCGTTCCGTCTCACGCCGGTGTCTGACTCGTCGGTGGAGGTGGCGATGCTGCTGCGGGATGTGCTGCTGCCGCTACCGATGCGCCCGGACTGGGGCGAGGAGATGGAGTGGCTCTACCCCGGCGTCCCGGCCGCCTTGGTCGCCGAGTTCGCTGGGCACCGGGTGGCTGGCTTGCCGTTCTTCGCTCCGGAGACGGTGACAAGCGATCACGGCAGCGTTTACAAGAATCACCAGATCGTGCAGGTCGCGCGCACGTTGGGGATGGAGTTGTTGCCGGCCCGTGCGATGCGTCCGACTGACAAGGCTGCCTGCGAACGTGCTTTCGCCGGGATCCAGTCGCTGCTGCTGGAACTCCTGCTCGGGTTCCGCGGCGTCGATGTCGCTGACCGCGGAGTGGACCCGGAGGGGGACGCGGTCTGGACGCTGGCGGAGATGGAGCACCTGTTGGCAACCTGGGTTGTCGCAGTGTGGCAAAACCGGAGACTTGATCAGTATTCGCCTGCTTGGGACCCGGGCGGGCGACACAGTCCGAACACGCTCTTCGCGGCTGCGGCGGCCCGCGACGGGATCAGTCTGGAGATCCCTGAGCCGAGTCTGTACTACGAGCTTCTGCCGGCACACTTCGTGAAGATCGACCGCCGTCGTGGGGTGAAGATCGGCGGACTCTGGTACGGCGGCACCGACCCGGTTCTGGACTCCTATCGCGGCCAGCGATCCGGCCGCAGCGGACGGCACGAGGGCAAGTGGGCCATCAGTCGCGATCCGCGGGACTGCCGCGAGGTCTACTTCGAGGACCCCGAGCACCCGGGGCTCTGGCATGCCCTGAGTTGCAACGGCCTGCCGCCGGGAGACGACGTTCCGGCCTTCTCTGATACACGCGTACGTGAAGTGCTGCGCGAGGCTGCCCGCGCCGGCCTCAAACCGCGCGACGATGGTGAACTGCTGCCCGTGCTGCTGAAGTTGGTGGCTACACGCACGCCGGTTGCGGCATGGCCCACCCAGATGACCGCCAAGCAGAAGAGCGAGCGGGCTCGCGAGATGGCACGAGCCCGCGCTGCCGCGTCCGACCGGGCGCCGGTTCCGTTGAGCACTCTTCCTCCACCCGCCTCACCATCCGAGCTGGCCGCCACCACTCGGCGAGCCGTCACTGCAGACCGGCAGAGGCGCCGCGAGGCCGCCGTCTCGCAGCCGCCGACAGCGCCTCCTCTGCTGGGTGAGTCCTTGCGGGCCCGCAGCCTGTTCCTGCTGCCCGATGAGGATGTCGACCAGGCCGATGAGCCGGGATCGGGGACCACATGA
- a CDS encoding TnsA-like heteromeric transposase endonuclease subunit: MTVTVHAPEIESRPIWSHSCALDDLVSPYAIDPAVAERLDMGPGWTRRWTARWKTAQAEVICPVQELASVPAIASVPVRGFTWRAGQRHRPGLQYLLATGRMHGFESLAERNLLLALDFAGEVVEVLSQPFKLRFTTADGSEDHTPDFLVLLPDTAVLIDVRPGHLVKDKDLVKFAATEWAAGAVGWRYLVASGWRRQVLTGLDALSARRRPMSDRLGLQGELLGLVRERPRRFGELAEETSLPAVARVHAVHLLWHRRLAMDLTQPLDDATWIYPVGRA, translated from the coding sequence ATGACGGTTACGGTCCATGCTCCGGAGATCGAATCCCGGCCGATCTGGTCGCACAGCTGCGCCCTGGATGACCTCGTCTCGCCGTACGCCATCGATCCGGCGGTGGCGGAGAGATTGGACATGGGGCCTGGGTGGACCCGGCGGTGGACGGCGAGATGGAAGACCGCGCAGGCGGAGGTGATCTGCCCGGTCCAAGAGCTGGCCAGTGTCCCGGCCATCGCGTCGGTGCCAGTTCGCGGGTTCACCTGGCGGGCGGGTCAGCGGCACCGACCCGGACTGCAGTACCTGCTGGCTACGGGTCGAATGCATGGCTTCGAGAGCCTGGCCGAGCGGAATCTGCTGCTTGCCCTGGACTTCGCCGGCGAGGTGGTGGAGGTGCTGTCGCAACCGTTCAAGCTGCGGTTCACCACTGCAGACGGCAGTGAGGACCACACGCCGGATTTCCTGGTGCTCTTGCCCGATACGGCTGTACTGATCGATGTCCGGCCCGGTCATTTGGTCAAGGACAAGGATCTGGTGAAGTTCGCCGCAACGGAGTGGGCGGCTGGTGCGGTGGGGTGGCGCTACCTGGTGGCGTCCGGCTGGCGCCGCCAGGTCCTGACCGGCCTTGATGCGCTGTCCGCGCGGAGGCGTCCGATGTCCGACCGCCTCGGGCTTCAGGGAGAACTGCTGGGGCTGGTTCGGGAACGTCCTCGGCGGTTCGGAGAGCTGGCGGAGGAGACGTCGCTGCCTGCGGTGGCCCGCGTACATGCGGTTCACTTGCTCTGGCACCGCCGACTGGCGATGGATCTGACTCAGCCGCTGGACGATGCCACGTGGATTTACCCGGTGGGGAGGGCCTGA
- the argC gene encoding N-acetyl-gamma-glutamyl-phosphate reductase yields MALRVAVAGASGYAGGEILRVLLGHPEVEIGAVTGNSNAGQLLGALQPHLLPLAGRVLGETTATTLAGHDVVFLALPHGQSAAVARQLGADTLVVDMGADFRLRDAADWERFYGSEHAGTWPYGLPELPGARAALEGSKRIAVPGCYPTAVSLALFPAYAAGLAEPEAVITAASGTSGAGKSAKVHLLGSEVMGSMSPYGVGGGHRHTPEITQNLSHVAGEHVTVSFTPTLAPMPRGILATCSATARPGTTAETVRAAYEKAYADEPFVHLLPEGRWPATASVHGSNAVQLQVTHDPYANRIIAISAIDNLAKGTAGGAVQSMNIALGLPEDTGLSTIGVAP; encoded by the coding sequence ATGGCTCTACGTGTGGCAGTGGCCGGCGCCAGTGGGTACGCCGGCGGTGAGATCCTGCGGGTGCTGCTCGGGCACCCCGAGGTCGAGATCGGGGCCGTCACCGGCAACTCCAACGCCGGGCAGCTGCTCGGGGCGCTCCAGCCGCACCTCCTGCCGCTCGCCGGCCGGGTGCTGGGGGAGACCACCGCCACGACGCTCGCCGGGCACGACGTCGTCTTCCTCGCGCTGCCCCACGGGCAGTCGGCGGCCGTCGCCCGGCAGCTCGGGGCCGACACCCTCGTCGTCGACATGGGAGCCGACTTCCGCCTCCGGGACGCCGCCGACTGGGAACGGTTCTACGGCTCCGAGCACGCCGGGACCTGGCCCTACGGGCTGCCGGAACTGCCGGGTGCCCGCGCCGCGCTGGAAGGCTCCAAGCGCATCGCGGTACCGGGCTGCTACCCCACCGCCGTCTCGCTCGCGCTGTTCCCCGCGTACGCCGCGGGGCTCGCCGAGCCCGAGGCGGTGATCACCGCGGCGTCCGGTACGTCCGGCGCCGGCAAGTCGGCCAAGGTCCACCTGCTGGGCAGTGAGGTCATGGGCTCCATGTCCCCGTACGGTGTCGGCGGCGGGCACCGGCACACGCCCGAGATCACCCAGAACCTCAGCCATGTCGCGGGCGAGCACGTCACCGTGTCCTTCACCCCCACTCTCGCGCCCATGCCCCGCGGCATCCTCGCCACCTGCTCCGCCACGGCCCGGCCCGGCACCACGGCCGAGACGGTCCGCGCCGCGTACGAGAAGGCCTACGCGGACGAGCCGTTCGTCCACCTGCTCCCCGAGGGGCGGTGGCCCGCCACGGCGTCCGTCCACGGGTCCAACGCCGTACAGCTCCAGGTCACCCACGATCCGTACGCGAACCGGATCATCGCGATCAGTGCCATCGACAACCTCGCGAAGGGCACCGCGGGCGGCGCCGTGCAGAGCATGAACATCGCCCTCGGACTCCCTGAGGACACCGGACTCTCCACGATCGGAGTCGCGCCTTGA
- the argJ gene encoding bifunctional glutamate N-acetyltransferase/amino-acid acetyltransferase ArgJ codes for MSVTAPKGFAAAGIAAGIKQNGNPDLALVLNRGPRRAAAGVFTSNRVKAAPVLWSEQVVSGGEIAAVVLNSGGANACTGPQGFQDTHATAERAAEVLSAPAAGSTGPSEPVEIGAGQIAVASTGLIGELLPMDKLLAGVERAAAELSEHGGEKAALAIKTTDTVHKTAVVTGPGGAWTVGGMAKGAGMLAPGLATMLVVLTTDADVEAPSLDRALREATRTTFDRVDSDGCMSTNDTVLLLASGASGTAPRYEPFAEAVREVCADLARQLIGDAEGASKDIRIEVVGAADEDDAVEVGRSIARNNLLKCAIHGEDPNWGRVLSAIGTTGAVFEPDRLNVAINGVWVCRNGSFGEDRGLVDMRYREVRITADLAAGDESAVIWANDLTADYVHENSAYSS; via the coding sequence TTGAGCGTCACCGCACCGAAGGGATTCGCCGCGGCGGGCATCGCCGCGGGAATCAAGCAGAACGGCAACCCCGATCTGGCTCTCGTCCTCAACCGCGGCCCCCGTCGCGCCGCCGCGGGCGTCTTCACCTCCAACCGCGTCAAGGCCGCGCCCGTGCTCTGGTCGGAGCAGGTCGTGAGCGGCGGCGAGATCGCCGCTGTCGTTCTCAACTCCGGTGGCGCCAATGCCTGCACGGGCCCCCAGGGCTTCCAGGACACCCACGCCACCGCGGAGCGGGCCGCCGAGGTCCTCAGCGCTCCCGCCGCCGGCTCCACCGGCCCGTCCGAGCCGGTGGAGATCGGGGCCGGCCAGATCGCCGTCGCCTCCACCGGCCTGATCGGCGAGCTTCTGCCGATGGACAAGCTGCTGGCCGGCGTCGAGCGGGCCGCGGCCGAGCTCTCCGAGCACGGCGGGGAGAAGGCCGCCCTCGCCATCAAGACCACCGACACCGTCCACAAGACGGCGGTCGTCACCGGTCCCGGCGGCGCCTGGACCGTCGGCGGCATGGCCAAGGGCGCGGGCATGCTCGCGCCGGGCCTCGCCACCATGCTCGTCGTCCTGACCACCGACGCCGACGTCGAGGCCCCGTCGCTGGACCGCGCGCTGCGCGAGGCGACCCGTACGACCTTCGACCGCGTCGACTCCGACGGCTGCATGTCCACCAACGACACGGTGCTGCTGCTCGCGTCCGGCGCCAGTGGCACCGCCCCGCGCTACGAGCCGTTCGCCGAGGCCGTCCGTGAGGTGTGCGCGGACCTCGCCCGTCAGCTCATCGGCGACGCCGAGGGCGCGTCCAAGGACATCCGCATCGAGGTGGTCGGCGCGGCCGACGAGGACGACGCCGTCGAGGTGGGCCGCTCCATCGCCCGCAACAACCTCCTCAAGTGCGCCATCCACGGCGAGGACCCCAACTGGGGCCGCGTCCTGTCCGCGATCGGCACGACCGGTGCCGTCTTCGAACCGGACCGGCTGAACGTCGCCATCAACGGCGTGTGGGTGTGCAGGAACGGTTCGTTCGGCGAGGACCGCGGCCTGGTCGACATGCGCTACCGCGAGGTCCGCATCACCGCCGACCTGGCCGCCGGCGACGAGTCCGCCGTCATCTGGGCCAACGACCTCACCGCCGACTACGTCCACGAGAACAGCGCGTACAGCTCATGA